A single genomic interval of Phycisphaerae bacterium harbors:
- a CDS encoding RNA-binding protein codes for MNIYVGNLSRDVTEDQLRQAFEAYGEVKTVSIIKDKLTGEPRGFGFVEMSSNEQAAAALQELDGKDLGGRALKVNEAHDRADKGGGRGPRRGGGFGGRGGGGGFGGRGGREGGYRSPR; via the coding sequence ATGAACATTTATGTAGGTAATTTGTCAAGAGATGTAACAGAAGACCAGTTACGGCAGGCTTTTGAGGCTTATGGTGAAGTTAAGACCGTGTCCATTATAAAGGACAAACTCACCGGAGAGCCAAGGGGATTTGGCTTCGTTGAAATGTCTTCCAATGAGCAGGCAGCCGCGGCATTGCAGGAACTTGACGGCAAGGACCTTGGCGGCAGGGCGCTGAAGGTTAATGAAGCTCACGATCGCGCTGACAAGGGCGGCGGCAGAGGCCCGCGTCGCGGCGGCGGTTTTGGCGGCAGAGGCGGCGGCGGTGGTTTCGGCGGCAGAGGCGGCCGAGAGGGCGGTTATCGTTCTCCAAGGTAG